Proteins co-encoded in one Arachis stenosperma cultivar V10309 chromosome 7, arast.V10309.gnm1.PFL2, whole genome shotgun sequence genomic window:
- the LOC130941524 gene encoding LOW QUALITY PROTEIN: receptor-like protein 7 (The sequence of the model RefSeq protein was modified relative to this genomic sequence to represent the inferred CDS: substituted 1 base at 1 genomic stop codon) — protein MGWFVLPSFVLYCLTLLLLIIHTPSYTSSSSVLPLCNHDDSSNLFQFKNSFAVNTSFYKDLWWRRQVELYCSSYPKTASWKNNTDCCEWDGVTCDTTSGHVIGLDLSCSMLKGELNSNSTLFHLTHLQQLNLAYNDLSASPLSSRIGDLAALTHLNLSNSALGGDIPFTISHLSKLFSLDLSRTDMLDELGYSKLRFDPSTWNKLILNTTNLKELILDEVNMSSIRESSLSLLMNLSSSLVSLSLRDTKLQGNFPIGILGLPNLQELTLSYNQDLKVELPKSNWSTPLRILYLTDTVFSGEIPDSIGHLKSLNQLSLGSCQFDGLVPLSLWNLTQLTELGLAENTLHGEIPSLLSNLKHLTFLDLSANNFNGHIPDVFHNLTKLESLSLDSNRLGGQLPPSLFYLTQLSDLSLSANHLEGPIPSNITELSILKFLYLDHNLLNGTIPDWCFSLSSLTYMDLSNNKFVGPIGKFSTYSILTLSLSNNKLQGSFPNSLFELQNLTDLYLSSTELSGHVDFHQFSKLKSLETLDISYNNLSINFDNNNVDYFSPSLAYIHLSSCKITTFPRFLTPLQNLQELDLSHNKIEGKIPEWFNRNLLNTWKSIYYIDLSFNQLQGELPVPPNSLQIFSVSNNNFTGNVSSAFCNASSLSALILSHNHLSGLIPQCLGAFLSLSILDLQVNNFHGSIPTNFSQGNQFQTIKLNHNQLEGSIPKSLANCTSLEVLDLSENNIEDVFPSWLETLQELKVLSLRANKFHGTITSLSAEHPFPKLRIFDVSNNKFSGPLPTSFFQNFQGMKDLNDSTHHPPGLSYMTVSSRTTYNDSVVVIIKGHSMELVRILTTFTTIDLSNNMFEGGIPHVIGELSSLKGLNLSHNKISGMIPQTLGNLTSLEWLDLSCNQLKGEIPMALTNLNFLSVLNLSKNQLEGMIPKGEQFNTFQNDSYKDNPMLCGFPLSKSCGNDEEQPPSVFPKAKESLFGWKXVAVGYGCGVVFGMFLGRLFMKTAKPLWLARLLCGYT, from the coding sequence ATGGGGTGGTTTGTATTGCCATCTTTTGTGCTTTATTGTTTGACACTCTTGTTACTCATCATTCATACTCCGTCTTACACATCCTCATCGTCAGTGTTGCCATTGTGTAACCATGATGACAGCTCAAACTTGTTCCAATTCAAGAACTCATTTGCCGTCAACACTTCATTCTACAAAGACTTGTGGTGGCGGAGGCAGGTGGAGCTTTATTGTTCATCTTATCCCAAGACAGCATCCTGGAAGAACAATACTGATTGTTGCGAGTGGGATGGTGTCACGTGCGACACCACGTCAGGGCACGTGATTGGCCTCGACCTCAGTTGCAGCATGCTTAAAGGTGAACTCAATTCCAACAGCACACTCTTCCATCTCACTCATCTTCAACAACTCAACCTCGCTTACAATGATCTCTCTGCCTCTCCACTCTCCTCTAGAATCGGTGACCTTGCGGCTCTCACTCATCTCAATCTCTCAAACTCAGCATTGGGTGGTGATATTCCCTTCACAATTTCTCACTTGTCTAAATTATTCTCACTTGATCTCTCCCGTACAGATATGCTAGATGAGTTAGGATATAGCAAATTGAGATTTGATCCATCCACATGGAACAAACTCATTCTAAACACCACTAACTTGAAAGAGCTAATTCTAGATGAGGTAAACATGTCTTCCATCAGAGAAAGTTCACTGTCTTTGTTGATGAATTTGTCATCTTCTTTGGTTTCATTGAGTCTTCGAGACACTAAGTTGCAGGGGAATTTTCCAATCGGCATACTTGGTTTACCTAATCTTCAAGAACTAACTTTGTCATATAATCAAGACCTCAAAGTTGAACTTCCAAAGTCTAACTGGAGCACTCCTCTAAGGATCTTGTATCTCACTGACACAGTATTCTCAGGAGAAATACCTGATTCCATAGGCCATTTGAAGTCTCTTAACCAACTATCTCTGGGGAGTTGCCAATTTGATGGATTGGTACCTCTTTCTTTGTGGAACCTCACTCAACTAACTGAGTTAGGCCTTGCAGAAAACACACTTCATGGTGAAATCCCATCTTTGCTTTCAAACCTCAAACATCTCACCTTCTTAGATCTTAGTGCTAATAATTTCAATGGTCATATCCCAGATGTGTTCCACAACCTCACCAAATTAGAATCTTTGTCACTTGATTCTAACAGACTAGGAGGTCAGCTGCCGCCATCATTGTTTTATCTAACCCAACTTTCTGATTTAAGTTTATCAGCTAATCATTTAGAAGGCCCAATTCCAAGCAATATCACTGAACTCTCAATATTAAAATTTCTTTATTTGGACCATAATTTATTAAATGGGACAATCCCAGATTGGTGTTTTTCTTTGTCTTCATTGACATATATGGATCTTAGTAACAACAAGTTCGTAGGACCAATTGGTAAGTTCTCGACTTATTCTATTTTAACGTTGTCTCTCTCTAATAACAAACTCCAAGGTAGTTTTCCAAATTCACTATTTGAACTTCAAAATCTAACAGATTTATATTTATCATCAACTGAGTTGAGCGGTCATGTAGACTTTCACCAATTTTCAAAGCTCAAATCTTTAGAAACTCTTGATATATCTTACAATAATCtctctattaattttgataacaaTAATGTTGACTATTTCTCACCTAGCCTGGCCTATATACATTTATCTTCTTGTAAGATAACAACATTTCCTAGATTCCTAACACCACTTCAAAATCTACAAGAACTAGATCTTTCTCATAACAAAATTGAGGGGAAGATTCCCGAATGGTTTAATCGTAATCTCTTAAACACATGGAAGAGCATTTACTATATAGATCTCAGTTTCAACCAGCTGCAAGGAGAACTTCCAGTTCCACCAAATAGCCTTCAAATATTTTCAGTCTCAAACAACAACTTCACTGGTAATGTTTCTTCAGCATTTTGCAATGCAAGCTCCCTCAGTGCACTCATCTTGTCTCACAATCATTTGTCTGGCTTGATTCCTCAATGTCTGGGAGCATTTCTTTCTCTCAGTATTTTGGATCTACAAGTGAACAACTTTCATGGAAGCATACCTACAAATTTTTCTCAAGGCAACCAATTTCAAACTATAAAATTAAACCACAACCAACTAGAGGGTTCAATACCAAAGTCTTTAGCTAACTGCACATCGTTGGAAGTTTTGGATCTTTCAGAGAATAACATAGAGGATGTGTTTCCCAGTTGGCTAGAAACGCTTCAGGAGTTAAAGGTACTCAGTTTACGAGCAAATAAGTTTCATGGTACCATCACTAGTTTGAGTGCCGAACATCCATTTCCAAAGTTGAGAATATTTGATGTTTCCAACAACAAATTTAGTGGCCCTTTGCCAACCTCATTCTTTCAGAATTTTCAAGGAATGAAGGATTTGAATGATAGTACTCATCATCCTCCTGGTTTGTCATACATGACTGTCAGCTCGAGAACAACATACAATGATTCAGTAGTGGTCATTATCAAAGGTCACTCCATGGAGCTAGTTAGAATATTAACCACTTTCACAACTATAGACTTGTCAAATAACATGTTTGAAGGAGGAATCCCACATGTCATTGGAGAATTAAGTTCTCTCAAAGGACTTAACCTTTCTCACAATAAAATCAGTGGTATGATTCCACAAACTCTGGGAAATTTAACAAGTTTGGAATGGTTAGACCTCTCGTGCAACCAATTGAAAGGTGAGATTCCTATGGCTTTGACAAATTTGAATTTCCTATCTGTCTTGAACCTTTCTAAAAATCAATTGGAGGGAATGATACCAAAAGGAGAACAATTCAATACATTCCAAAATGATTCCTACAAAGATAATCCAATGCTATGTGGATTCCCTTTGTCAAAGTCATGCGGCAATGACGAAGAACAACCACCTTCAGTGTTTCCTAAGGCAAAAGAATCATTATTTGGGTGGAAGTAAGTTGCAGTGGGATATGGATGCGGAGTGGTATTTGGGATGTTCCTTGGAAGGTTGTTTATGAAGACTGCTAAACCCCTGTGGCTTGCCAGACTTCTTTGTGGTTATACTTAA